A genomic segment from Nitrospiria bacterium encodes:
- the hypF gene encoding carbamoyltransferase HypF, with protein sequence MMTQRLRISIRGAVQGIGFRPFIYRLAVELKLAGWTRNGLQGVLIEAEGSPTRLEAFLLRLEKEKPPGSIIQGLEWSFHDPVGYAGFEIRHSDDSGAPTAPVLPDIATCPDCLAELFDPTNRRHLYPFTNCTRCGPRYSIIEALPYDRANTTMKKFAMCDACRGEYESPLDRRFHAQPNACPICGPHPELWDERAAPLSGNHEAVVGAAAAIRAGKIVAVKGLGGFHLFADARNEEAVGRLRGRKRRGEKPFALMFPFLEGIREECDVSDREAVRLRSPEAPIVLLRKRERSNLKSRIAPSVAPDCPDLGVMLPYTPLHHVLMRELGFPVVATSGNVSDEPICTEEREAVDRLGGIADRFLVHDRPILRPVDDSVVRILMDGDQVLRRSRGYAPLPVGLEAPGPSLLAVGGHRKNTVAVTAGTQIFISQHIGDLETPEAYEAFQKGIADLKGLYGVRPERIVCDLHPDYLSGQFARRQPEPVIAVQHHRAHVASCMAENGLEGPVLGVSWDGAGYGDDGTIWGGEFFAADALPYRRVASFRPFRLPGGPAAVREPRRAAAGLLFEMMEEGLFDRNDPSFFQSWTLPERKLLRRMLSRGIHSPRTSSVGRLFDAVASILGLRQQVAYEGQAAMELEYAMGTLRTDEGYPFEIRDGAGAVHEPPLRIVDWEPMVRSILEDLQSTVPVPRISARFHNTLAEMIVDLAARFGEERVVLSGGCFQNKYLTERAVHRLQAAGFRPYWNRRVPPNDGGLALGQAFIALREARAMKDAVAAVELE encoded by the coding sequence ATGATGACACAACGCCTGCGAATTTCCATCCGGGGGGCCGTTCAGGGAATCGGGTTCCGCCCCTTCATCTACCGGCTGGCCGTGGAGTTGAAATTGGCGGGTTGGACCCGCAATGGCCTCCAAGGGGTTTTGATCGAGGCGGAAGGAAGCCCGACCCGTCTGGAGGCCTTCCTCCTCCGCCTCGAAAAAGAGAAACCGCCCGGCTCAATCATCCAGGGCCTCGAGTGGTCCTTCCATGATCCCGTCGGTTACGCCGGGTTTGAGATACGACACAGCGACGATTCCGGGGCCCCGACCGCGCCGGTGCTTCCGGACATCGCCACCTGCCCGGATTGTTTGGCCGAGCTGTTTGATCCCACGAATCGGCGCCACCTCTATCCCTTCACGAACTGCACCCGCTGCGGGCCGCGCTATTCGATCATCGAAGCCCTTCCGTACGATCGGGCCAACACGACCATGAAAAAGTTCGCGATGTGCGACGCCTGCCGCGGCGAGTATGAGAGCCCGCTCGACCGGCGCTTCCACGCCCAGCCCAATGCCTGCCCGATCTGCGGCCCCCATCCGGAGTTGTGGGATGAGAGGGCCGCGCCGCTGTCCGGAAATCACGAAGCCGTCGTCGGGGCCGCGGCGGCGATCCGCGCGGGGAAGATCGTCGCGGTCAAGGGGCTCGGCGGATTTCATCTGTTCGCCGATGCCCGAAATGAGGAGGCGGTGGGTCGTTTGCGAGGGCGAAAACGCCGGGGAGAAAAGCCCTTCGCGCTGATGTTCCCCTTCCTCGAAGGCATTCGGGAAGAATGCGACGTTTCCGATCGGGAGGCGGTCCGGCTTCGTTCCCCGGAGGCGCCCATTGTATTGCTTCGAAAACGTGAACGCTCAAATTTGAAATCCCGGATCGCCCCCTCCGTCGCCCCCGATTGTCCGGACCTCGGGGTCATGCTGCCCTACACGCCGCTGCATCACGTGTTGATGCGGGAGCTGGGTTTTCCGGTTGTGGCGACGAGCGGGAATGTCTCGGACGAGCCGATCTGCACCGAGGAGCGGGAGGCCGTCGACCGGCTGGGCGGGATCGCGGATCGCTTCCTTGTTCACGACCGTCCCATCCTCCGACCGGTGGATGACTCGGTGGTCCGGATCCTCATGGATGGCGATCAGGTTCTCCGGCGCTCCCGCGGCTACGCGCCGCTTCCCGTGGGTCTCGAGGCGCCGGGACCTTCGCTATTGGCCGTCGGAGGGCATCGGAAGAACACCGTGGCCGTGACGGCGGGAACGCAAATTTTTATCAGTCAGCATATCGGCGATCTGGAAACCCCGGAGGCTTACGAGGCCTTCCAAAAGGGGATCGCGGACCTGAAGGGGCTCTACGGGGTCCGGCCGGAACGGATTGTGTGTGATCTCCATCCGGATTATTTATCCGGCCAATTTGCCCGTAGGCAACCGGAGCCCGTCATCGCCGTTCAACATCATCGGGCCCACGTGGCGTCCTGCATGGCCGAAAATGGGCTCGAGGGTCCGGTCCTCGGCGTGTCCTGGGACGGGGCCGGCTACGGAGACGACGGAACGATCTGGGGCGGCGAATTTTTTGCGGCCGATGCGCTTCCATATCGTCGCGTCGCCTCGTTTCGGCCGTTCCGTCTTCCGGGAGGCCCGGCCGCCGTCCGGGAGCCCCGGCGCGCGGCCGCGGGCCTGTTATTCGAGATGATGGAGGAAGGGCTGTTTGATCGGAACGATCCGTCCTTTTTCCAATCATGGACCCTTCCCGAACGGAAACTGCTCCGGAGGATGCTTAGCCGTGGGATCCATTCGCCGCGGACCTCCAGCGTCGGACGTCTTTTTGACGCCGTGGCTTCGATCCTCGGGCTCCGTCAGCAGGTCGCCTACGAGGGCCAGGCGGCGATGGAACTGGAGTACGCGATGGGGACCCTGCGGACGGATGAAGGGTATCCGTTTGAGATTCGTGACGGGGCAGGGGCGGTTCATGAACCCCCCCTAAGAATCGTCGATTGGGAGCCGATGGTTCGTTCGATTCTCGAAGACCTCCAGTCGACGGTTCCGGTCCCGCGGATTTCGGCCCGATTCCACAACACGCTCGCCGAGATGATCGTCGATCTCGCCGCTCGCTTCGGAGAAGAACGGGTCGTCCTGAGCGGCGGATGCTTCCAGAACAAATATCTGACCGAGCGGGCCGTTCATCGGCTCCAAGCGGCCGGCTTCCGTCCCTACTGGAATCGGAGGGTCCCCCCCAACGACGGAGGGCTGGCCCTGGGACAGGCGTTTATCGCGCTTCGGGAAGCCCGGGCGATGAAGGATGCCGTCGCCGCGGTTGAGTTGGAATAG
- a CDS encoding hydrogenase maturation nickel metallochaperone HypA has protein sequence MHELSLARRIVETLRRHLPPGGGRAVKSVTLRLGEFSRIAPESLELWFEMAAEGTPAQGAKLRIETVPVRGRCVECGADFEGGRFMAHGPNCGRPGVELISGIEPYGIEVELFESER, from the coding sequence ATGCATGAGCTCTCGTTGGCGCGGAGGATCGTCGAAACGCTGCGACGGCATCTTCCCCCGGGCGGGGGGCGGGCCGTAAAATCGGTGACACTGAGACTGGGCGAGTTCAGCCGGATCGCCCCCGAATCGCTGGAGCTCTGGTTTGAAATGGCCGCCGAAGGAACGCCCGCTCAGGGGGCGAAGCTCAGGATCGAAACGGTCCCGGTTCGTGGTCGATGCGTGGAATGCGGTGCGGACTTCGAGGGCGGCCGTTTCATGGCCCATGGTCCGAACTGCGGCCGGCCCGGGGTCGAATTGATTTCCGGGATCGAGCCGTACGGGATCGAGGTCGAACTCTTCGAGTCGGAACGATGA
- a CDS encoding HyaD/HybD family hydrogenase maturation endopeptidase, with protein sequence MTGAPFIVVLGVGNTMMQDDGIGVRAVRTLAETYELPPRVRLVEGGVAGLRCLSEFEGAGNILIVDAADGKKPPGAIARLSPEELPERREGVFSAHEMGVADLLSIARFLGKLPPTRIVAVQPKEAHSVGPDLTPELLDALPRVVEVLAEELRALGVEPVRKGARHA encoded by the coding sequence ATGACGGGCGCCCCTTTCATCGTCGTACTGGGCGTGGGCAACACGATGATGCAGGACGACGGCATCGGCGTTCGCGCCGTTCGAACGTTGGCCGAGACCTATGAACTTCCGCCCCGGGTCCGACTGGTGGAGGGAGGGGTTGCCGGTCTTCGCTGCCTGTCCGAATTCGAAGGGGCCGGAAATATCCTGATTGTGGACGCCGCGGACGGGAAAAAGCCACCGGGGGCCATCGCCCGTCTTTCTCCGGAGGAGCTGCCCGAACGCCGGGAAGGCGTCTTTTCGGCCCACGAAATGGGCGTCGCGGACCTGCTGTCGATCGCCCGGTTTCTTGGAAAACTTCCCCCGACCCGGATCGTCGCGGTTCAGCCGAAGGAGGCTCACAGCGTCGGACCGGACCTCACCCCCGAACTCCTGGACGCCCTTCCGCGCGTGGTCGAGGTCCTGGCGGAGGAACTCCGGGCGCTCGGCGTGGAACCCGTCCGGAAAGGGGCTCGCCATGCATGA
- a CDS encoding nicotinate phosphoribosyltransferase, which produces MESESSILLTDLYQLTMLQGYFDRGMEETAVFEFFVRKLPPGRGFLMAAGLQQALDYIEGLHFTPRELEWLARSGRFSRSFVDHLERFRFTGDVHAMPEGTLFFPHEPMLRVTAPLPQAQLVETRLINLLHFQTLIASKAARFVLAAPGKLLVDFGLRRAHGAEAGLMAARASYLAGFSGSATVLAEFLFGIPAYGTMAHSFIQAHDDEQEAFVNFARAQPDNVMLLLDTYDTEAAAEMAVALAPRLKAEGIAIKGVRLDSGDLGDHARKVRRILDNGGLTDVTIFASGNLSETRLRSLIENAAPIDGYGIGSDLVTSADAPHLDCAYKLEEYAGRARRKRSEGKATWPGRKQVFRRYGPDGRMREDLLTLDDRPEEGKPLIHPVMSAGRRLEPPAPLTELRAYAADQLAHLPEPFRGLQEVPPYPVKIAEALTALAHKVDAETRRERAR; this is translated from the coding sequence ATGGAGTCCGAATCCAGCATCCTGCTCACCGACCTCTACCAGCTCACGATGCTCCAGGGTTACTTTGACCGGGGAATGGAAGAGACGGCCGTCTTCGAGTTCTTCGTTCGTAAGCTTCCGCCCGGCCGCGGCTTCCTGATGGCCGCCGGCCTTCAGCAGGCGCTGGATTACATCGAGGGGCTTCATTTTACCCCGCGGGAGCTGGAGTGGCTGGCCCGGAGCGGCCGCTTCAGCCGGTCCTTTGTCGACCACCTTGAACGGTTCCGGTTCACCGGCGATGTCCATGCCATGCCGGAAGGGACCCTCTTCTTTCCGCATGAGCCGATGCTTCGGGTGACCGCGCCGCTTCCGCAGGCGCAATTGGTCGAAACCCGCCTGATCAATCTTCTCCACTTCCAGACCCTGATCGCTTCCAAGGCGGCGCGCTTCGTCCTGGCGGCGCCCGGAAAACTCCTGGTCGATTTCGGGTTGCGGCGGGCCCACGGCGCGGAGGCCGGGTTGATGGCGGCGCGGGCCTCATACCTCGCCGGATTTTCCGGGTCGGCCACCGTCCTGGCGGAGTTTCTCTTCGGTATACCGGCGTACGGGACCATGGCCCATTCTTTTATCCAGGCCCATGACGATGAACAGGAGGCCTTCGTCAATTTTGCCCGCGCCCAGCCCGACAACGTGATGCTTTTGCTGGATACCTACGACACGGAGGCGGCGGCCGAGATGGCGGTGGCGCTTGCCCCTCGGCTCAAGGCGGAAGGAATCGCGATAAAGGGCGTGCGGCTCGACAGCGGGGATCTGGGCGACCATGCGCGGAAGGTACGCCGAATTCTGGACAACGGGGGTCTGACCGATGTGACGATCTTCGCCAGCGGAAACCTGAGCGAGACCCGCCTGCGGAGCCTGATCGAGAACGCGGCCCCGATCGACGGTTACGGAATCGGTTCGGACCTGGTCACGTCGGCCGACGCGCCGCACCTGGATTGTGCCTATAAGCTCGAAGAATACGCCGGGCGCGCGCGGCGCAAGCGCTCGGAGGGAAAGGCCACGTGGCCCGGGCGGAAACAGGTTTTCCGGCGCTACGGCCCGGACGGCCGGATGCGCGAGGACCTCCTCACGCTCGACGATCGCCCGGAGGAGGGGAAGCCGTTGATCCATCCGGTGATGAGCGCCGGCCGGCGTCTTGAGCCGCCCGCTCCGCTGACCGAATTGCGCGCCTACGCCGCCGACCAGCTGGCGCACCTGCCCGAGCCCTTCCGCGGGCTTCAAGAGGTTCCGCCTTATCCCGTAAAGATTGCGGAAGCCCTGACGGCCCTGGCCCACAAGGTGGACGCCGAGACGCGTCGCGAGCGGGCCCGATGA
- a CDS encoding ATP-binding protein: protein MTLNRLEISSEALRARMDPDQFTFTTTEELAPQDAVIGQERAVRAIDFGLHIEDRGYNIYVSGVPGTGKNTIVRSMIKRVAETQPTPDDWCYVHNFQDPDRPKVLSLPAGKGREFQRDMERLIGALQVEISRVFQSKEYEDQRRQLEETFSKARDSLTNQLEEQAREYGFIIKSTPFGMAVVPVVRGKPIEPEQLEALDARTRDEIERKQKDLHEHIHTFVQQLRALREEMHRKVAELDRQAAHFTSEHAFDSVRKNYRAFPKVMDYIQAVQQDVLENFKDFLPEQETPIRIPGLEIESPRKSMTRYAVNVVVDNAGTRGAPLVEEGNPTYNNLIGRIEKKGRLGTLYTDFTLIKAGSLLQANGGFLVLNVLDVLRSPFTWDALKRVIKNREVKIEDIAELYGVIASAGIKPEPIPVHLRVVLIGNPLIYYLLHAYDEDFGKLYKVRVDFEQDRPRDADAPLQYAHFVGRICREEGLLHFDRTAVGALLEQTSRWANHQKKLSLRFSELTDLIRESSHWAHSEGAARVSRPHVQKAVEEKIYRSNLLEQQIRELITEGTLMVDLSGTVVGQVNGLSVYELGDFSFGRPSRITARVFLGSSGIVNIEREAKLGGRTHNKGVMILSGYLGGRYAREIPLSLSASLCFEQSYGEVEGDSASAAEVIALLSALSDIPLRQGIAITGSVNQRGELQAIGGVNEKIEGFYSVCKALGLTGDQGVIIPSRNLKHLMLNDGVVEAVASGQFHVYAASTVDEAMEILTGHPAGERQADGKYPDGTINAAVMRRLTDMNEKLRAMEPDRPRPLRVSSLEPPDDSLTE, encoded by the coding sequence ATGACCTTGAACCGCCTGGAAATATCTTCCGAAGCCCTCCGCGCCCGCATGGATCCGGATCAATTCACCTTCACGACCACGGAAGAACTGGCCCCGCAAGACGCCGTGATCGGCCAGGAAAGGGCGGTTCGAGCGATCGACTTCGGTCTGCACATTGAGGACCGGGGCTACAACATATACGTTTCCGGGGTTCCGGGGACGGGAAAGAATACGATCGTAAGGTCCATGATCAAACGGGTGGCCGAAACGCAGCCCACCCCGGACGATTGGTGCTATGTCCATAACTTTCAGGATCCGGATCGTCCGAAAGTGTTGAGCCTGCCCGCGGGGAAAGGACGGGAGTTCCAGCGGGACATGGAACGCCTCATCGGGGCCCTCCAGGTTGAGATCTCACGGGTGTTCCAGAGCAAGGAGTACGAGGATCAACGGAGGCAATTGGAAGAAACGTTTTCCAAGGCCCGTGACAGCCTCACGAATCAATTGGAGGAACAGGCCCGGGAGTACGGCTTCATCATCAAGAGCACCCCGTTTGGGATGGCGGTGGTTCCGGTCGTCCGGGGGAAGCCGATAGAGCCCGAGCAACTCGAAGCGTTGGATGCCCGGACCCGGGACGAGATTGAACGGAAGCAGAAGGATCTTCACGAGCATATTCACACCTTCGTTCAACAACTCCGCGCGCTGCGGGAAGAGATGCACCGGAAGGTCGCGGAGCTGGATCGTCAGGCGGCGCACTTCACCTCCGAGCATGCCTTCGATAGCGTGCGAAAGAATTATCGGGCCTTTCCCAAGGTAATGGACTACATCCAGGCCGTCCAACAGGATGTCCTGGAAAACTTCAAGGATTTTCTTCCCGAGCAGGAGACGCCGATTCGGATTCCCGGCCTGGAGATCGAGTCCCCGCGGAAATCGATGACCCGTTACGCGGTCAACGTGGTGGTGGACAACGCCGGAACTCGGGGCGCGCCCCTGGTGGAGGAGGGGAATCCCACGTACAACAACCTGATCGGCCGCATCGAAAAGAAAGGCCGTTTGGGAACCCTTTACACGGATTTTACCCTCATTAAAGCCGGCTCTCTCCTTCAGGCCAACGGCGGGTTCCTTGTTCTGAACGTGTTGGATGTGCTCCGGAGCCCCTTTACCTGGGACGCGCTCAAGCGGGTGATCAAGAACCGGGAGGTCAAGATCGAGGATATTGCCGAACTCTACGGCGTCATCGCCTCTGCCGGCATCAAGCCGGAGCCGATCCCGGTGCATCTGCGGGTAGTCCTGATCGGAAACCCGTTGATCTATTACCTGCTCCATGCCTATGACGAGGATTTCGGAAAACTTTATAAGGTGAGGGTCGACTTCGAACAGGATCGGCCCCGCGACGCCGACGCCCCCCTCCAGTACGCTCATTTCGTCGGACGGATTTGCCGGGAAGAGGGGCTTCTCCATTTCGATCGAACCGCGGTGGGAGCCCTCCTGGAGCAGACCTCCCGCTGGGCAAATCATCAGAAAAAACTCTCCCTCCGTTTCAGCGAGCTCACGGATTTGATCCGGGAGTCGAGCCACTGGGCCCATTCGGAGGGCGCCGCCCGTGTTTCACGGCCACACGTTCAGAAAGCCGTGGAAGAAAAAATTTATCGATCCAATCTGCTGGAACAGCAGATCCGGGAGCTGATCACGGAGGGAACCCTCATGGTGGATCTCTCCGGGACCGTCGTGGGTCAGGTCAACGGACTGTCCGTTTATGAGCTGGGCGATTTCTCGTTCGGACGTCCTTCCCGCATCACCGCACGGGTCTTTTTGGGATCCTCCGGAATCGTCAATATCGAGCGGGAGGCCAAGCTCGGAGGTAGGACGCACAACAAAGGCGTGATGATCCTTTCGGGATATCTGGGCGGCCGGTATGCCCGGGAAATTCCCCTGTCGCTTTCCGCGAGCCTCTGCTTCGAGCAGAGCTACGGCGAGGTGGAGGGCGATAGCGCCTCGGCGGCCGAAGTGATCGCCCTCCTGTCCGCCCTTTCCGATATCCCCCTCCGTCAGGGGATCGCGATCACGGGCTCGGTCAATCAGCGGGGCGAGCTTCAGGCGATCGGCGGCGTGAACGAAAAGATCGAAGGTTTCTATTCCGTCTGCAAAGCCCTGGGATTGACGGGGGACCAAGGCGTGATCATTCCCAGCCGGAACCTCAAGCACCTGATGTTGAACGACGGGGTCGTGGAGGCCGTGGCCTCGGGCCAATTCCACGTGTATGCGGCTTCGACGGTGGATGAGGCGATGGAGATCTTAACCGGTCATCCCGCCGGTGAACGGCAAGCGGACGGGAAATACCCGGACGGAACCATCAACGCGGCGGTCATGAGGCGCCTGACCGATATGAATGAAAAATTGCGGGCGATGGAGCCCGACCGGCCCCGCCCCCTCCGGGTTTCGAGCCTGGAACCGCCGGACGACAGCCTGACGGAGTAG
- a CDS encoding cytochrome c: MLSNIRGILFAVLILGLGIWILPASGIDGDASKGRPIYEKNCLICHGPQGRGDGPMGKSLNPPAPNFASPESRRKPDADLLKAIREGHPDTAMTAWKGTLSEQQFLDVLSYVRALSQGVEKDKS; encoded by the coding sequence ATGTTGTCCAATATTCGCGGTATCTTGTTCGCCGTTCTGATCTTGGGGCTTGGAATTTGGATCCTTCCCGCATCCGGGATTGACGGCGATGCATCGAAGGGGAGACCGATCTATGAAAAGAACTGTCTGATCTGTCACGGTCCGCAGGGCCGTGGAGACGGACCGATGGGAAAGTCGCTGAACCCGCCCGCGCCGAACTTCGCCAGTCCGGAGAGCCGACGCAAACCCGACGCCGATCTGCTGAAGGCCATTCGCGAGGGCCATCCGGATACCGCGATGACGGCATGGAAAGGAACGCTCTCGGAACAGCAATTTCTTGATGTGTTGTCCTATGTGCGGGCGCTGAGCCAAGGCGTCGAGAAGGATAAGAGCTGA
- a CDS encoding HPF/RaiA family ribosome-associated protein: protein MKIPLQITVRNASISESVNNEIREKASKLDQYSDHIIGCRVTVDNPHRHQHQGMLYKVQIDLTVHGSELVVKHHPHEDIYVAVRDAFDAARRKLEDYERRLRGDVKIHQSATRARVSKLFPQEGYGFLEAPDGQEIYFHRNSVLKDAFDRMKIGMEVRFVEELGEKGPQASTVEMIRARRGREAQT, encoded by the coding sequence ATGAAAATTCCACTTCAGATTACGGTACGCAACGCCTCGATATCCGAGTCGGTTAATAACGAAATCCGCGAGAAAGCGTCCAAGCTGGATCAATATTCCGATCACATCATCGGCTGTCGGGTGACGGTGGACAATCCCCACCGGCATCAACACCAAGGCATGCTTTATAAAGTGCAAATCGATCTGACCGTCCACGGCTCCGAACTGGTGGTCAAACACCATCCCCACGAGGATATCTACGTGGCGGTTCGAGACGCCTTCGACGCGGCTCGCCGAAAGCTGGAGGATTATGAGCGACGGCTTCGCGGGGACGTGAAAATCCACCAGTCCGCAACGCGCGCCCGCGTGAGCAAGCTGTTTCCGCAGGAGGGGTATGGGTTCCTCGAGGCGCCGGACGGCCAGGAAATCTATTTTCATCGAAACAGCGTCCTGAAAGATGCCTTCGACCGGATGAAGATCGGAATGGAAGTGCGGTTTGTTGAAGAGTTGGGAGAAAAAGGTCCCCAGGCGAGCACCGTCGAAATGATTCGGGCTCGTCGCGGTCGAGAAGCCCAGACCTGA